The sequence below is a genomic window from Nocardia fluminea.
CCTACACTCGCACTAAGCTCCGGGCACGGCTCGGCCGATGAATTGCCACTGAAGCGAAAGGGTTTCCACGATGGACAGTCCCGCACCAACGCCCACCGTGACGACGCTGTCCGAGGACGAGCTCAGCTCCAGCGCACAGCGCGACCGGCGCAAGCGCATCCTCGACGCCACCCTCGCGCTCGCCTCCAAGGGCGGTTACGACGCCGTGCAGATGCGTGCGGTCGCCGAGCGCGCCGACGTGGCCGTCGGCACCCTGTACCGCTACTTCCCGTCCAAGGTGCACCTGCTCGTCTCGGCGCTGGCCAGGGAATTCGAGATGTTCGAGGGCAAGCGCAAGCCACTACCCGACGGCGACGGACCGTCCGAGCGCATGCACACCCTGCTCACCCAGATCACCCGGATGATGCAGCGTGACCCGTTGCTCACCGAGGCGATGACGCGCGCGTTCATGTTCGCCGACGCCTCGGCCGCCGCGGAGGTGGATCGGGTCGGCAAGGTGATGGACCGGGTCTTCGCCCGCGCGATCAGCGACGGCGAACCCAACGAGCGCGAGCTCGCCATCGCCCGCGTCATCTCCGACGTGTGGCTGTCGAATCTGGTGGCGTGGCTCACCCGGCGCGCGTCCGCGACCGATGTCACGGAACGACTCGAGCTCACCGTCGACCTGTTGCTGGGCGATCGCGGATAAGCCGGCAACCCGGCAAAGCTCCGTACCGGAACATCACAAATCGCCCATCGCTGTTGACACCCGTCGGCTGTGCGCCTTCCAGTAGGAAGATGCATAGCCGACGTCGCATATGCGAAACAGCGCATCTACCGGGCCCGCGCGCCGCACCGCGTCCGCATGTGCCCGATGAGCTCGGCGAATCCGGCACACGGCGCGGGGCCGCCGGTGCGAAATTTGCCGTAAAGTCGCGAGCAATCGACCAGGGGTCGTGCGCACAACCCGCCGCGCCGCTCGCGCGGCAAAATTGACGCAGTATTGTTTTTCGCGCCCCCTGATCAACTCCTCCCATCACTAGGTTGGATGCGTGAGCGCACAGGAACTGCCCTTGGATGTCCGCCGTGCACTGGCGTCGGTTGCGCGCGTGCCACGGCTCTTGGTTGCCTCGGACTACGACGGGACCATCGCCCCGATCGTGTCCGACCCGTCGAAAGCGTTTCCCCAGCGGGAATCGGTGAGCGCGCTACGCGCGCTGGCGGGGTTGGCGAACACTACGGCGGCGGTGATCTCCGGTCGAGCGCTACGAGATCTGGCGGCGCTGTCGCGCCTGCCGGTCGAGGTGCAGCTGATCGGTAGTCACGGCTCCGAGTTCGACGTCGGCTTCGTGCACGCGATCGACAACGACGCCAAACAGCTACTGACGGAGATCAATTCCGCGTTGTCGAAGATCGCCGCCGACAACCCGGGCGTGACCGTCGAGATGAAGCCGGCCAGTGCCGCACTGCACGTGCGCAACGCCGGTCCCGAAATCGGCAGGCGCGCACTGAATTCCGTCCGTCAGGGCCCCGCGTGCTGGGTGGGCGTGCAGGTGACCGAGGGCAAGGCGGTGATCGAGCTCGCGGTGATCCCCACCGACAAGGGCACCGCGCTCGACACCATCCGGCATCAGGAAAGCGCCTCCGCCGCAGTGTTCTTCGGCGACGACGTGACCGACGAGAAAGCCTTCCGGGTGCTCTCGGGACCCGACGTCGGCATCAAGGTCGGCGAGGGCGAGAGCATCGCCAAGCTGCACGTGAACTCCACCGAGGACGTGGCGCGCGCGCTGGCGTTCCTCGTCGAGGAGCGGCGCACCTGGCTGGCCGGGGCGAGCGCCCCCCGCATCGAGCGGTTGAGCATGCTGGCCAGCCCACGCTCGGTCGCGCTGCTCACCCCCGAGGCGACGGTCACCTGGTTCTGCCACCCCGAGCCGGATTCGGCGGCGCTGTTCGCGCATCTGCTCGGCGGCCCCGGCGCCGGGCACTTCACGGTGGCGCCCGAGCGTCCGAGCCTGCCGCTGTCGCAGCGCTATGTCGACGGCACGATGACAGTCGAGACCCGGTGGGCCAGTTTGCAAGTGGCCGACTACCTGCCGCACGACGTCACCCCCGATCGCACCGACCTGACCCGGGTGATCACCGGCACCGCGAAGGCCGTCGTCACCTTCGCGCCGCAGCCGGAGTTCGGTCAGGTGCCGGTGCGAATGAACGCCGTGCGCCACGGAATTCAGGTCAGCGGTACGAACGAACCGATGGTGCTGCGCTCCCCCGGTGTGGAGTGGGAGATCCTGTCCGACGGCACCAACGAACAGGCCCACGCGGTGGTCGACCCGTCGCTCGGGCCGGTCGTGCTCGAACTGCGCTGTGGGACCGCCGATCTCGCCCCCTCGATGACACCCGAGCCCCAGCGGCGTCAGCTCGCCGAGCAGTACTGGTCACAGTGGGCGGCCGGATTGCAGCTGCCGCCGCTCAAGCCGGATCTGATGAAGCGTTCGGCGCTGACCCTGCGCGGGCTGGTACACCGGCCGTCGGGGTCGATCCTGGCCGCGGCGACCACCTCGCTGCCCGAGGACATCGGCGGCGTGCGCAACTGGGACTACCGCTACTGCTGGCTGCGTGACGCATCGCTCACCGCGCAGGCACTGGTGACCCTCGGCTCACTGACCGAGGCCGAGGAGTTCCTCGGCTGGGTACACAAGGTGCTCGACACCCTGCCCGGCCCCGAGCGCCTGCACCCGCTGTACACGATCTACGGCGAGACCCTGCCGCCCGAGGCCGTGATCGACCTGCTGCCCGGTTACGCCGGGTCGCGGCCGGTGCGCGTGGGTAACGCGGCCAACATGCAGGTGCAGCTCGACGTGTTCGGGCCGATCGTCGACCTGATCACCTCGATGGCGCACGAGCGCGAGCGTCAGGGCATCACCGCCCCGGCCATGGCGCTGCCGGACGCCGACTGGGAACTGGTGCACGCGATGGTGTCGGCGGTGCAGCGCCGCTGGACCGAGCCCGACCACGGCATCTGGGAGATCCGCGGCAATCCGCGCCACCACGTGTACTCGAAGGTGATGGGCTGGCTCACCATCGACCGCGCCCTCACCCTGGCCGACCGCTTCGATCGTGCCGCCGATCCCGACTGGGTGAGCCTGCGCGACACGATCGCCGACGAGGTGAAGGCGAAGGGCTGGAACGACGAGGTCCAGTCCTACACCGCCGCCTACGACGGCACCGACCTGGACGCGGCCACCCTGCACATCGGGCTGAGCGGCCTGATCGACCCCGCCGACCCGCGCTTCGCCGCGACGGTGGTGGCCACCGAGGCCGAATTGCGCAGTGGTGCGACGGTGTACCGGTACCACCACGACGACGGTCTGCCCGGCGGTGAAGGTGGCTTCCACCTGTGTGCCGCCTGGCTGGTGGAGGCGTACCTGCTGATCGGCAGGCGCTCCGACGCCGAAGCCCTGTTCGCCCAGCTCGTCGCCGCCGCGGGCCCCACCGGTCTGCTCAGCGAGGAATACGACCCGGTGGCCGAGCGTTCCCTCGGTAACCACCCGCAGGCGTACAGCCACCTGGGTTTGCTGCGCTGCGCTCAACTGCTGAGCCAGCAGATCCGCCTCCCCGTGTCTCTCGGCCAGACCTAGGCGCGGTAACCGTTGGGCAGGCGGCCGACGTTCTCGACGGAGAACGTCGGCCCGTGCCCGGCGAGTTACCCATGTACTCCCGAGATCGCCCGGCTCGTTACCTGAACCGCAAAGGTCCTGCTAATCTAAAACGGTAACGATTTCCATTATGATCTAGAGCTTGCTCGCCAGCATCGCCAGGAGTGCCGCGTGAACCCTCGATTCGTCCGCTTGTTTGCCGGTGTCACGGCGGGAGTGGCGGCCGTGGTCGTCCTCAGCGCCTGCGGCACCGGTTCCAGCGATTCCGATACCCCCCAGATCGTGGCCTCCACCAATGTGTGGGGTTCGGTGGCCTCCGCCGTCGCCGGGCCGGATGCCCAGGTGAGCTCGATCATCAGCGATCCCGCCGCCGACCCGCATTCGTTCGAGACCTCGGCCACCGACACCGCCAAGATCAGCGACGCCGATCTCGTGGTGTTCAACGGCGGGCACTACGACGAGTTCATCGAGAAGGCCATCTCGGGCAAGGACAAGCGGACCGTCGAGGCGTTCGAGCAGCGCACGGACAAGAGCGACGAGAACGAGCACGTCTGGTACGACATCTCCACGGTCGCCGCCGTCGCCGACCGGATCGCGGCCCAGCTCGGCCAGGTCGACGCGGCGCACGCGGACGCCTACACCGAGCGCGCGGTCGCCTTCAAGAATCAGCTGATCGGCGTCAGCACCATCACCGGCACCATCGCCGCCCAGACGCCGAACGCGCCGGTCGCCCAGTCCGAGCCGCTCGCGCACTACCTGCTGACGGCCGCGACCGCGCAGGACAAGACCCCGCGCGAGTTCCAGGAAGCGATCGAGCAGGAGACCGACCCGGCCCCGGCCGCCGTCGCCGCCACCCGCGACCTGATCACCGGCAAGCAGGTCAAGGCGCTGATCTACAACACCCAGACCGAGGACAAGATCACCCAGGACCTGCGGACCGTCGCGCAGGCCGCGGGCATCGCCGTCGTCGAGGTCACCGAAACCCTGCCCGCCGGCATGGACTACATCCAGTGGCAGACCGCCAACGCCAAGGCGCTCGCCGCGGCCCTGCGCTGAGGACCCTATGACCGAGGCAACCGCACTGTCGGAAACCACCACCGCACCGGACACCGGGACCGCCCACGCAGCCATCCGGCTCCGCGGGGCGACGATGGCCTTCGGCGAACGCACCCTCTGGCGTGGCCTCGACCTCGATGTGCGCCCGGGGGAGTTCATCGCCGTCCTCGGACCCAACGGATCGGGCAAGACCTCGCTGCTGCGCGCCCTGCTCGGCACCCTCGACCTGAGCTCGGGCAGCGCGGAGATCGCGGGGCGGCGGGCCGGGGTCGGCAATCCGGGGATCGGCTACATCCCGCAGCAGAAGACCATCGACGCAGGCGTGCAACTGCGCGGGATCGACCTGGTCGGCCTCGGGGTCGACGGGCACCGGTGGGGTCTGGGCCGGCGTGGTCGCCGCAGCCGGGCCGAGAAGGTCGAGCGGGCCGTCGCCGCGGTAGGTGCCGGGTCGTTCGCGCACGCGTCGCTGGAGACGATGTCCGGTGGTGAACAGCAGCGGTTGCGGGTCGCGCAGGCCCTGGTCGGCGATCCGTCGGTACTGCTGTGCGACGAACCGCTGCTGAGCCTGGACCTGGCCAACCAGCGGCTGGTCGCCGAACTGGTCGACAAGCGCCGCCGCGAACACGACACCGCGGTGCTGTTCGTGACACACGAGATCAACCCGATCCTGCCGCTGGTGGACCGGGTCCTGTACCTGGTCGACGGCGGCTTCCGCATCGGCACCCCCGATGAGGTGATGACCTCGGAGACCCTGTCGGAGCTCTACGGCACCGAGGTCGAGGTACTGCGGGTGCGCGGTCGCCTAGTGGTCGTCGGAACCGGTGACGACATGGACGCGCTGGGCGGTACCGCCTGATGGAAAAGCTCACCAAGGTGTTCCAGCAGATGTTCGACTTCGGCACCACCACGAATCTGCTCGGTTACGACTTCGTCCAGCAGGCGCTGCTGGCGAGTGCTCTGCTCGGGTTGCTGGCCGGCTTGATCGGACCGCTGATCGTCGCCAGGCAGATGTCGTTCGCCGTGCACGGCACCAGCGAGCTCTCGCTCACCGGTGCGTCGGCGGCGCTGCTCGTCGGGGTCGGAGTCGGGTTCGGGGCGATCGCCGGTTCGGTGGTCGCGGCCGTGCTGTTCGGCTGGCTGGGTTCTCGTGCGCGTGAACGCGACTCGGTGATCGCGGTGGTGCTGTCTTTCGGACTCGGCTTGTCGGTGCTGTTCCTGTGGCTCGCGCCGGAGCGGGCCGGGTCGAAGTTCTCGCTGCTTACCGGACAGGTTGCCGGAGTCGGCTACGACGGGCTCGCTCTGCTGGTCACCTGCACCGCGGGCGTGCTCGCCGTGCTCGCCGTGGTGTACCGGCCGCTGCTGTTCGCCAGTGCCGATCCCGAGGTCGCGATCGCGCGCGGGGTCCCGGTGCGCGCGCTGTCGGTGGTGTTCGCGGTGCTGCTCGGCATCACCGCCGCGTTCGGCGTGCAGATCGTCGGCGCGCTGCTGGTGCTCGCCTTGCTGATCACCCCTGCCGCCGCGGCCGCCCAGGTGACCTCGAGCCCGATGCGGGCGACGGTGCTGTCGGTGATCTTCGCCGAGGTCGCCGCGGTTGGTGGGCTGCTGCTGTCGCTGGCGCCCGGTGTTCCGGTGTCGACGTTCGTCACCGCAATCTCGTTCAGCATCTACCTGGTGTGCCGGGTCGTCGGTCACCGGAATCGGCAACTCACGCACGCGCGCTGAACCCGCGCCGGATCTCGCCCCGATCTCCGAATGCCCGCGAGCCACCTGGCTCGGCGCGCAGAATGGCGAGCATGATCGACTTCACCGTTCCGGATGATCTGGCCGCACTGCGAGATCGGGTTCGTGCCTTCGTCGTCGAGCAGATCGTGCCGTTCGAGCGCGATCCCCGGCTCACCGCGCACGGCCCGAACGATGACCTGCGGGCCGAACTCGTCGAACTGGCCCGCGCCGCGAAGCTGCTGACCGTGCAGGCGCCGGTGGAACACGGTGGCCTCGGGCTCAGCCACGTCGAGCAGGCGCTGGTGTACGAGGCGGCCGGGTGGTCCACGCTCGGACCGGTCGCCATGAACTGCGCCGCGCCCGACGAGGGAAACATGTTTCTGCTCGGTAAGATCGCCGATCCCGAGCAGATCGACCAGTATCTGATGCCGGTGATCCGGGGCGAACAGCGCTCGGTGTTCGCGATGACCGAACCCGGCGGGGCCGGTTCCGACCCCGGACAGCTCAGCACCGAGGCGGTGTTCGACGGGGAGAACTTCGTGATCAACGGTCTCAAATGGTTGATCACCGGCGCCGACGGCGCCAAGACCTGGATCATCATGGCCCTGCTCGCCGAGAACCCTCACCTGCCCGCCGGACCGACCCTGTTCCTCGCCGACGGTGACGCACCGGGCATCGTGATCGAGCGGATCATGAACACGATGGACCGCAACTACGTCGGCGGGCACGCGGTCGTGCGGTTCGACAATCTCACGCTGCCGCCCGCGGCCGTGCTCGGTCGCACCGGACAAGCGTTGCGGTACGCCCAATTACGGCTCGCGCCCGCCCGCCTCACGCACTGCATGCGCTGGCTCGGCGCGGCGGCCCGCGCACAGTCCATCGCACTGGAGTACGCGCGGACCCGCACCGCGTTCGGCAAACCGATCGGCGAACACGAGGGTGTGTCGTTCATGCTCGCCGACAACGAGGTCGCGCTGCACCAGTGCAGGCTGACGATCTGGCACGCCTGCTGGCTGATGGATCAGGGGCAGCAGGCCCGCCACGAATCGTCGATGGCCAAGTCGTACGTGTCCGAGGAACTGTTCAAGGTCACCGATCGCTGTGTGCAGGTCCTCGGTGGGATCGGGATCAGCGACGAGACGGTCGTGGAGATGTTGTTCCGGGACATGCGCGCGTTCCGTCTTTACGATGGTCCGACAGAAGTGCACAAGTACGCGATCGGCAGACACTTGCTGGCCGGTCGCTAGTACGATTCCATCCCATGAGTTCGGAATTGCTCGTCGATGTCGAAGGCGGCGTCGCACTGCTGACGCTCAACCGGCCAGCCAAGCAGAACGCCGTCACCCCGACGATGGCGGCCGAGCTGAGCGCCGCCCTTCGCCGCTGCGATACCGAGGACGCGGTCCGCGCCGTCGTCATCACCGGCACGCCGCCTGCCTTCTGCGCGGGCGCCGACCTGGCCGCGCGCGGCGGCGACGTGAGCGCCACCCTCGATCCGCCCCCCTGGCAGGTTCGTAAACCGGTGATCGCCGCGGTGAACGGGCACGCGGTCGGAATCGGGCTGGCGCTGGCTCTGCAGTGCGACCTGCGCTATTTCGCCAGCGACGCCGTGTACGGGCTGAACCAGGTGCGTCGCGGGGTGCTCGCCGACGGGTTCGCGCACTGGACGGTGCCGCGGCTGGCCGGGCTGGCCAACGCCGCCGACATCATGCTCACCGGGCGCACCTTCGACGGTGACGAAGCCAAATCGCTCGGGCTGGCCAATGCCGCGCTGCCCGCCGACGAGGTGCTGATGACCGCCATGGCGGTGGCCCACGACATCGCCACCGGGACCGCGCCCCTGCCGGTCGCGCTCACCAAGCGGCTGATCTGGGAGAGCCTCGGCATGACGCCCTCGGTGGTCGGGCAGCTCGAATCCGAGCTCAACGCGCAGGTCGCCAAGAGTGTCGACGGCGGCGAGGCGATGGTGGCGTTCAAGGAACGCCGCCCGCCGAACTGGACCGGCAGCGTCAGCGGCGAATGGCCGGCCTGGGACGAGCCCGGCGCGCGCCCGAGTCTGGACTGAGACTCAGAAGTTCCCGTTGCAGGAACCGGCCAGGTACAGCATCGCGAACATCAGCATCAAGATTGTGCCGACGATGCCCGCGATGTAGCCGATCATTACCTGCGAACGGCCACTGAGCGCACCGTAGGACGCGTCGATATCGTTGAGTGCCCGCTTGCCGAGCACCCACGCGATCGGCCCGAATATCCCACAGCAGAACGGGCTGAGCAGCCCGAGCACAAGGATCAAGTTGGCCTGCGGGTGCTCGACCGTCTCGCCGATCGGCTGATTAGGGATCGCCACAGCACGAATTGTACGGTGACAGAGCAGTTTTGCCCGTCAACCGCGCGGACTCAGCCCAGACGGCGCTGCCTGGCGATGTCGGCGAGGACAACACCCGCCGCGACCGAGGCGTTCAGGGACTCGACCGGACCGGCCATCGGGATGCTCAGGATCGAGTCGCAGTTCTCGCGAACCAGCCGCGACAGACCCTTGCCCTCGGAACCGACCACGACGACCGTCGGGACGCTGCCGTCGAAGTCGTCGAGGGTGGTGTCGCCGTCGGCGTCGAGGCCGACGATCTGGATGCCGTTCGAAGCCCAATCCTTCAGCGTGCGAGTCAGATTGGTCGCCCGCGCGACGGGCAGCCGGGCGGCGGCACCGGCGCTGGTACGCCATGCCACGGCGGTGACGCTCGCGCTACGACGCTGCGGGATCACCACACCCTGTCCGCCGAACGCCGATACCGAGCGGATGACGGCGCCGAGGTTGCGCGGGTCGGTGATGTTGTCCAGCGCGACCAGCAGGGCGGGTTCGGCGGTGGCCTTCACCCGGTCCATCAGGTCGTCGGGGTGGGCGTAGCGGTACGGCGGCACCTGCAGGGCCACGCCCTGGTGCAAACCGTTGGCACTGAGCCGGTCCAGGTCGGTGCGGGGCACCTCGAGGATGGAGATGCCCATGTCGGCGGCGCGCTGCACGCTCTCCGAGAGCCGGTCGTCGTTCTCGGTGCCGACTGCCACGTACAGCGCCGTCGCGGGCACGTCGGCACGCAGACACTCGAGCACGGGATTGCGGCCGAGCACCAACTCGGGACCCTCGTCGGACTTGCGGCCCGCGCGGGGCACACCGGACTTACCGGTCGGACGACCCTGCGCCGCATTGGCTTTGGCCGCCGCTCTGGCCCGCTTGGCGGCGGGGTGCTTGGTGCGCTCGGACGCGGGCGGAGTCGCGCCTCTGCCCTCGAGACCGCGGCGATGCTTGCCGCCGGAACCGGCGACGGCACCCTTCTTGGTGCCGCTCTTCCTGACTGCTCCGCGTCGCTGTGAATTGCCTGCCATCAGTTCGCCTTTCCGCTCGATGCGCCCAGCGACCATTCCGGCCCCTGCGGGGTATCGGTTACCTCGATACCCGCGGCGATGAGCCGATCCCGTGCGGCATCGGCTTCTGCCCAGTTCTTGTCGGCCCGCGCGTTCGCCCGGCGATCCAGCTCCGTGCGGACGAGCACGTCGAGCGCGTCGATCGCCGCCGAATTGTCGGCGGGGGTGTACCACTGTTCGTCGAGCGGGTCGACGCCGAGAATTCCCAGCATCGCCCGCACCTGACCGGCCAGTTCGACCGCGGTCTCGACCGCACCCGCTTCCAGCGCGCGATTGCCCTCGTGCACCACGTGGTGAATTTCGGCGAGCGCCTTCGGGACTGCCAGATCGTCATCGATCGCGGCGGCGAATCCGTCGGTCCATTTTCCGATGGGCACCTCGCCCGCCCGGTCCAGCACTCGCTGCACGAAGGCTTCGATGCGCTGATACGAGGCGACCGCGTCGTCGAGTGCCTTGTCGGAGTATTCGAGCATCGAGCGGTAATGCGCGCTGCCCAAGTAGAAACGCAATTCTACCGGGCGCACCCGGGTGAGAACATTCGGCACCGAGAGCACGTTGCCGAGGGACTTCGACA
It includes:
- the kstR gene encoding cholesterol catabolism transcriptional regulator KstR, with product MDSPAPTPTVTTLSEDELSSSAQRDRRKRILDATLALASKGGYDAVQMRAVAERADVAVGTLYRYFPSKVHLLVSALAREFEMFEGKRKPLPDGDGPSERMHTLLTQITRMMQRDPLLTEAMTRAFMFADASAAAEVDRVGKVMDRVFARAISDGEPNERELAIARVISDVWLSNLVAWLTRRASATDVTERLELTVDLLLGDRG
- the otsB gene encoding trehalose-phosphatase, which translates into the protein MSAQELPLDVRRALASVARVPRLLVASDYDGTIAPIVSDPSKAFPQRESVSALRALAGLANTTAAVISGRALRDLAALSRLPVEVQLIGSHGSEFDVGFVHAIDNDAKQLLTEINSALSKIAADNPGVTVEMKPASAALHVRNAGPEIGRRALNSVRQGPACWVGVQVTEGKAVIELAVIPTDKGTALDTIRHQESASAAVFFGDDVTDEKAFRVLSGPDVGIKVGEGESIAKLHVNSTEDVARALAFLVEERRTWLAGASAPRIERLSMLASPRSVALLTPEATVTWFCHPEPDSAALFAHLLGGPGAGHFTVAPERPSLPLSQRYVDGTMTVETRWASLQVADYLPHDVTPDRTDLTRVITGTAKAVVTFAPQPEFGQVPVRMNAVRHGIQVSGTNEPMVLRSPGVEWEILSDGTNEQAHAVVDPSLGPVVLELRCGTADLAPSMTPEPQRRQLAEQYWSQWAAGLQLPPLKPDLMKRSALTLRGLVHRPSGSILAAATTSLPEDIGGVRNWDYRYCWLRDASLTAQALVTLGSLTEAEEFLGWVHKVLDTLPGPERLHPLYTIYGETLPPEAVIDLLPGYAGSRPVRVGNAANMQVQLDVFGPIVDLITSMAHERERQGITAPAMALPDADWELVHAMVSAVQRRWTEPDHGIWEIRGNPRHHVYSKVMGWLTIDRALTLADRFDRAADPDWVSLRDTIADEVKAKGWNDEVQSYTAAYDGTDLDAATLHIGLSGLIDPADPRFAATVVATEAELRSGATVYRYHHDDGLPGGEGGFHLCAAWLVEAYLLIGRRSDAEALFAQLVAAAGPTGLLSEEYDPVAERSLGNHPQAYSHLGLLRCAQLLSQQIRLPVSLGQT
- a CDS encoding metal ABC transporter solute-binding protein, Zn/Mn family is translated as MNPRFVRLFAGVTAGVAAVVVLSACGTGSSDSDTPQIVASTNVWGSVASAVAGPDAQVSSIISDPAADPHSFETSATDTAKISDADLVVFNGGHYDEFIEKAISGKDKRTVEAFEQRTDKSDENEHVWYDISTVAAVADRIAAQLGQVDAAHADAYTERAVAFKNQLIGVSTITGTIAAQTPNAPVAQSEPLAHYLLTAATAQDKTPREFQEAIEQETDPAPAAVAATRDLITGKQVKALIYNTQTEDKITQDLRTVAQAAGIAVVEVTETLPAGMDYIQWQTANAKALAAALR
- a CDS encoding metal ABC transporter ATP-binding protein; this translates as MTEATALSETTTAPDTGTAHAAIRLRGATMAFGERTLWRGLDLDVRPGEFIAVLGPNGSGKTSLLRALLGTLDLSSGSAEIAGRRAGVGNPGIGYIPQQKTIDAGVQLRGIDLVGLGVDGHRWGLGRRGRRSRAEKVERAVAAVGAGSFAHASLETMSGGEQQRLRVAQALVGDPSVLLCDEPLLSLDLANQRLVAELVDKRRREHDTAVLFVTHEINPILPLVDRVLYLVDGGFRIGTPDEVMTSETLSELYGTEVEVLRVRGRLVVVGTGDDMDALGGTA
- a CDS encoding metal ABC transporter permease; this encodes MEKLTKVFQQMFDFGTTTNLLGYDFVQQALLASALLGLLAGLIGPLIVARQMSFAVHGTSELSLTGASAALLVGVGVGFGAIAGSVVAAVLFGWLGSRARERDSVIAVVLSFGLGLSVLFLWLAPERAGSKFSLLTGQVAGVGYDGLALLVTCTAGVLAVLAVVYRPLLFASADPEVAIARGVPVRALSVVFAVLLGITAAFGVQIVGALLVLALLITPAAAAAQVTSSPMRATVLSVIFAEVAAVGGLLLSLAPGVPVSTFVTAISFSIYLVCRVVGHRNRQLTHAR
- a CDS encoding acyl-CoA dehydrogenase family protein, encoding MIDFTVPDDLAALRDRVRAFVVEQIVPFERDPRLTAHGPNDDLRAELVELARAAKLLTVQAPVEHGGLGLSHVEQALVYEAAGWSTLGPVAMNCAAPDEGNMFLLGKIADPEQIDQYLMPVIRGEQRSVFAMTEPGGAGSDPGQLSTEAVFDGENFVINGLKWLITGADGAKTWIIMALLAENPHLPAGPTLFLADGDAPGIVIERIMNTMDRNYVGGHAVVRFDNLTLPPAAVLGRTGQALRYAQLRLAPARLTHCMRWLGAAARAQSIALEYARTRTAFGKPIGEHEGVSFMLADNEVALHQCRLTIWHACWLMDQGQQARHESSMAKSYVSEELFKVTDRCVQVLGGIGISDETVVEMLFRDMRAFRLYDGPTEVHKYAIGRHLLAGR
- a CDS encoding enoyl-CoA hydratase/isomerase family protein — translated: MSSELLVDVEGGVALLTLNRPAKQNAVTPTMAAELSAALRRCDTEDAVRAVVITGTPPAFCAGADLAARGGDVSATLDPPPWQVRKPVIAAVNGHAVGIGLALALQCDLRYFASDAVYGLNQVRRGVLADGFAHWTVPRLAGLANAADIMLTGRTFDGDEAKSLGLANAALPADEVLMTAMAVAHDIATGTAPLPVALTKRLIWESLGMTPSVVGQLESELNAQVAKSVDGGEAMVAFKERRPPNWTGSVSGEWPAWDEPGARPSLD
- a CDS encoding DUF4190 domain-containing protein, which codes for MAIPNQPIGETVEHPQANLILVLGLLSPFCCGIFGPIAWVLGKRALNDIDASYGALSGRSQVMIGYIAGIVGTILMLMFAMLYLAGSCNGNF
- the rlmB gene encoding 23S rRNA (guanosine(2251)-2'-O)-methyltransferase RlmB, translating into MAGNSQRRGAVRKSGTKKGAVAGSGGKHRRGLEGRGATPPASERTKHPAAKRARAAAKANAAQGRPTGKSGVPRAGRKSDEGPELVLGRNPVLECLRADVPATALYVAVGTENDDRLSESVQRAADMGISILEVPRTDLDRLSANGLHQGVALQVPPYRYAHPDDLMDRVKATAEPALLVALDNITDPRNLGAVIRSVSAFGGQGVVIPQRRSASVTAVAWRTSAGAAARLPVARATNLTRTLKDWASNGIQIVGLDADGDTTLDDFDGSVPTVVVVGSEGKGLSRLVRENCDSILSIPMAGPVESLNASVAAGVVLADIARQRRLG